From Tepidisphaeraceae bacterium, a single genomic window includes:
- a CDS encoding TatD family hydrolase — protein sequence MKFIDPHIHCVSRTTDDYLYMARAGVVAVSEPAFWAGYDRSSASSFGDYFRHLLDVEPLRAARYGIDHYAWLCINAKEAENVELAREVIKLIPPLLSHPRVLGVGEIGLNKNTANEITIFEEQVEIAATHDQMILIHTPHLHDKYKGTNIITSILKNDSRIKPHRVLIDHCEEHTIRIARDNGFWAGLTIYPVSKVTPQRGCDILETFGTDMICVNSASDWGESGPSNLTDTYLEFRRRGHSEAEATDVFYNNPCRFFGQSPKWKLRPVSYGSNN from the coding sequence ATGAAATTCATCGACCCCCACATCCACTGCGTCAGCCGCACCACCGACGATTACCTGTACATGGCCCGCGCTGGCGTCGTGGCGGTCTCGGAACCGGCGTTCTGGGCGGGATACGACCGCAGCAGCGCCAGCAGCTTCGGCGACTACTTCCGCCATCTGCTGGATGTCGAACCGTTGCGCGCGGCCCGTTACGGCATCGACCACTACGCGTGGCTGTGCATCAACGCCAAGGAAGCCGAGAACGTCGAGTTGGCCCGTGAGGTGATCAAGCTGATCCCGCCGTTGCTAAGCCACCCGCGTGTCCTGGGCGTCGGCGAGATCGGCCTGAACAAGAACACCGCCAACGAGATCACCATCTTCGAAGAGCAGGTCGAGATCGCAGCCACGCACGATCAGATGATTCTGATCCACACGCCCCACCTGCACGACAAGTACAAGGGCACGAACATCATCACGAGCATCCTGAAGAACGATTCGCGCATCAAGCCGCACCGCGTGCTGATTGACCATTGCGAGGAACACACGATCCGCATCGCGCGCGACAACGGCTTCTGGGCGGGGTTGACGATCTACCCGGTCAGCAAGGTGACGCCGCAACGTGGCTGCGACATCCTGGAGACGTTCGGCACGGACATGATCTGCGTCAACAGCGCCAGCGACTGGGGCGAGAGCGGCCCGAGCAACCTCACCGACACCTACCTCGAGTTCCGCCGGCGCGGGCACAGCGAGGCCGAGGCGACCGACGTATTCTACAACAACCCCTGCCGGTTCTTCGGCCAATCTCCGAAGTGGAAACTGCGTCCCGTCTCCTACGGTTCCAACAACTAA
- a CDS encoding sigma-70 family RNA polymerase sigma factor: MSHDVPGIISRLFTFRVHQGGYLGNRISSGVAAPACDPASLAVLRFHRVVLSLMASVYRGLPSGVARRVDVAELYVAGLRGAWLAAVKIDGGALIANERGYVTTIVRNAMIDWLITCGVWRTAGSPNNRFHLERQAGKKERQRLGASYGLGDGRYASELNRTEAAILADQVAEKLDDRDRQLLVLVYRTGMAVGEAAEHLGMSSQSGEVAHSRIIGHARRLCGVEGPIAEGVAVADLVKRLGWVDEKRRAKRLADAAWRRTPAGREAKRRENARRAERRRGEAVLAS, translated from the coding sequence ATGTCTCACGATGTGCCAGGGATTATTTCGCGGTTGTTTACGTTCCGTGTGCATCAGGGTGGGTATCTGGGTAACCGGATATCGAGCGGCGTTGCGGCTCCGGCATGCGATCCGGCGAGCCTCGCCGTGTTGAGGTTCCACCGCGTGGTTCTCAGCCTAATGGCGTCCGTTTATCGGGGGTTGCCGAGCGGTGTGGCCCGGCGTGTCGACGTGGCTGAATTGTACGTGGCGGGATTGCGTGGGGCGTGGCTCGCGGCTGTGAAGATCGACGGCGGGGCGCTGATCGCGAATGAGCGCGGATACGTCACCACGATCGTTCGAAATGCGATGATCGACTGGCTGATTACCTGCGGCGTTTGGCGAACCGCCGGCTCCCCAAACAATCGCTTTCACTTGGAGCGGCAGGCCGGGAAGAAGGAACGGCAGCGACTCGGGGCTTCATATGGTCTTGGTGACGGGCGGTACGCGAGCGAGTTGAATCGAACTGAGGCGGCGATCCTGGCTGATCAGGTAGCCGAGAAGTTGGATGACAGGGATCGGCAACTGTTGGTTCTCGTCTACCGCACGGGCATGGCCGTTGGGGAGGCGGCAGAGCATCTGGGCATGTCCTCACAGAGCGGAGAAGTAGCGCATTCTCGCATCATCGGGCACGCCCGCCGTCTGTGTGGCGTTGAAGGACCGATCGCCGAGGGTGTGGCGGTGGCTGACCTCGTGAAGCGCCTCGGATGGGTAGATGAAAAGCGCAGGGCCAAGCGGCTGGCCGATGCGGCGTGGAGGCGTACGCCGGCCGGTCGGGAGGCGAAGCGCCGAGAAAATGCGCGTCGTGCGGAGCGGCGCCGTGGTGAAGCAGTGTTGGCCAGTTGA
- a CDS encoding helix-turn-helix domain-containing protein, producing MVDQKPPKDDAAPVTVDVVAAELHVTDKTIRKWRRVYGLPFKKIGGVLLFDLHDVRRWFKEWNGNGHACK from the coding sequence ATGGTCGATCAGAAACCTCCGAAGGACGATGCAGCACCGGTAACGGTGGACGTTGTAGCGGCGGAATTGCACGTCACGGATAAGACGATTCGCAAGTGGCGGCGGGTGTACGGGCTACCGTTCAAGAAAATCGGAGGGGTGCTTCTGTTCGATCTGCATGACGTTCGGCGATGGTTCAAGGAGTGGAACGGAAATGGCCACGCTTGCAAATGA
- a CDS encoding response regulator, producing MPQPEKTVAAVSDVRVIVVDDSSPTATSLARLLKSTGFTPIVFHKGNDALDHARTIGADAAVIDIHLPDINGLILSQQLRGCLGPGKPIIVLSGDTSMETLNSLPHVGATHFFSKPVNGSQLVERLRELTT from the coding sequence GTGCCCCAACCAGAAAAGACCGTTGCAGCGGTTAGTGACGTTCGTGTCATCGTAGTCGACGACAGCAGCCCCACCGCGACCTCGCTGGCGCGGCTGCTGAAGTCGACCGGTTTCACCCCGATCGTCTTCCACAAGGGCAACGACGCCCTCGACCACGCCCGCACGATCGGCGCCGACGCCGCCGTCATCGACATCCACCTGCCCGACATCAATGGCCTGATCCTCAGCCAACAGCTCCGCGGCTGCCTGGGGCCCGGCAAGCCGATCATCGTGTTGTCCGGCGACACCTCCATGGAAACGCTGAACTCGCTGCCCCACGTCGGTGCGACACACTTCTTCAGCAAGCCCGTCAACGGCTCGCAGCTGGTCGAGCGACTTCGTGAACTGACCACCTAA